One genomic window of bacterium includes the following:
- the rpsP gene encoding 30S ribosomal protein S16 has product MLKIRLMRFGKKRDPHYRIIVTEARSPRQGWYTDQVGTYYPMTNPATVNLDKDKVKEWMSKGAQPTETVYDILAKAGVLTPKKQGEKTTQKKSDKKKKR; this is encoded by the coding sequence ATGCTAAAAATACGACTAATGCGTTTCGGAAAAAAACGAGACCCACATTATAGAATAATTGTAACAGAAGCAAGATCACCAAGACAAGGTTGGTATACTGACCAAGTAGGAACCTACTACCCTATGACAAATCCTGCAACTGTAAATCTTGATAAAGACAAGGTCAAAGAGTGGATGAGTAAAGGTGCACAGCCAACCGAAACTGTTTACGATATACTTGCGAAAGCTGGAGTTCTAACTCCAAAAAAGCAAGGAGAGAAAACGACACAAAAAAAATCTGATAAAAAGAAAAAAAGGTAG
- a CDS encoding YraN family protein — MISKQIGYLGEKLAAEYLQKLQYQILQTNFTALGGEIDIIAMKDESYRFIEVKTSANSIVKPVEMISRKKIVHLRHIATVWLTRNGKSIYDDNFGFDFVGIELESPSLQIKSIEFIKDFLIN; from the coding sequence GTGATAAGCAAACAAATTGGTTACTTAGGAGAGAAGCTGGCTGCCGAATACTTGCAAAAACTCCAATACCAAATTCTTCAAACAAACTTCACTGCACTTGGTGGCGAAATTGACATAATTGCTATGAAGGATGAGTCTTATAGATTCATAGAAGTGAAAACTTCAGCCAATTCAATTGTCAAGCCTGTTGAAATGATCAGTCGAAAAAAAATAGTGCATCTTAGACATATAGCAACTGTATGGCTTACTCGTAATGGAAAAAGTATCTACGATGATAACTTTGGATTTGACTTTGTAGGCATAGAACTTGAAAGTCCATCTTTGCAAATAAAATCTATTGAATTTATCAAGGATTTTTTGATAAACTAA
- a CDS encoding SDR family oxidoreductase, which produces MNKTATEDKKIILITGATDGFGLLVAKLMSEDENYKVVICGRNIHRVSKTMVQLGIDGYVCDVRSDIDCQNFVNFVIEKYSKIDILINNAGILFDGDIDENTYDEISILVDTNIKGVEFMTHAVVPFMKIQKSGYIINIGSQSGLYHRHKRSLYNSSKWAVTGFTKCLQVDLAKYGIRVTGFYPGQMKTSIFQKSQSINDLSKALDPQKAAEVLRYIIKLDSSILIPEIGIKSLSQTSTEEICY; this is translated from the coding sequence GTGAATAAAACTGCCACAGAAGACAAAAAGATCATTCTGATAACTGGAGCTACTGATGGTTTTGGTTTGTTAGTAGCTAAATTGATGTCTGAAGATGAAAACTATAAAGTCGTTATCTGTGGCAGGAATATACATAGAGTTAGTAAAACAATGGTTCAACTAGGGATAGATGGCTATGTTTGTGATGTTCGATCTGATATTGATTGCCAAAACTTTGTCAATTTCGTTATTGAAAAGTATTCTAAGATAGATATACTTATCAATAATGCAGGTATCTTATTTGATGGAGACATTGATGAAAATACATATGATGAAATAAGTATTCTTGTTGATACAAATATAAAAGGAGTTGAGTTTATGACCCATGCGGTTGTTCCATTTATGAAAATACAAAAGTCTGGCTACATAATTAATATTGGTTCACAATCAGGCTTGTATCATAGACATAAGCGAAGTTTATACAATTCTTCCAAATGGGCTGTGACCGGTTTTACGAAATGTTTGCAAGTTGATCTTGCTAAGTATGGCATCAGGGTAACTGGGTTTTACCCTGGACAGATGAAAACATCAATCTTCCAAAAGTCGCAATCGATCAATGATTTGAGCAAAGCTCTTGACCCACAGAAGGCAGCTGAAGTCTTGCGATACATTATCAAACTAGATTCGAGCATTCTTATACCAGAGATAGGTATCAAATCGCTATCTCAAACTTCAACTGAAGAGATTTGTTATTAG
- the mutL gene encoding DNA mismatch repair endonuclease MutL: MQIQKLSKELINKIAAGEVVERPASIVKELIENSIDAASSDIQVKVKNGGISEIRIIDNGSGIEESQIELAFQEHSTSKISSIDDLFSIHTNGFRGEALSSISAVSKVVIETRTASAKLATKCEITNGRIDSKNYSNRAVGTSITIADIFYNVPARRKFLKTIKTEENKIIEAFEHIAFVYPVIGFSLEIDGKMVYKLTAAQNNFHRVSDIFNLDKQKYIVKNFNNEKFDIDFILSKPSACVNRGAMQLLSVNNRFITDQVINTAVKNAYQGFVPQELKPQFVIHLQVKPETVDVNVHPRKLEVRWEDQREMFSIIYTTVRQILTNELKLDTQIKLDQGSIEKLNNTPFDLKSKSTSLTYSNKFGSHFGYSSSKQSSNLSTSLDNLHSLRQTNNDFYDSQFELSSMYSPSQSNIASTKYISAIQLLQTYILLEYSDKVLLIDQHAAAERITFDKLKRKFDGNQFESQRLLLPYKLDLDQKQKNLLTENLDKFLKFGISIENLNNEFVIQELPNFLTTKDLQNLVVESLSDLIDYKIVKLEEVYDRLMATIACHGSYRGGDKMSRFEIDELVLELFQTAKPYSCPHGRPVIWELTKYELEKKFGRVG; the protein is encoded by the coding sequence ATGCAAATACAAAAGCTATCTAAAGAATTGATAAATAAAATTGCAGCTGGTGAAGTCGTAGAAAGACCTGCTTCTATAGTCAAAGAACTTATTGAAAACTCTATTGACGCAGCTTCTAGCGATATACAAGTCAAAGTGAAAAATGGTGGAATCTCTGAAATTCGAATTATTGATAATGGTTCAGGTATAGAAGAAAGCCAAATTGAACTTGCTTTTCAAGAACATTCCACAAGCAAAATTTCCTCAATTGATGACTTATTTAGCATTCATACCAATGGATTTCGTGGTGAAGCATTATCATCGATTTCAGCAGTTTCCAAAGTTGTAATTGAAACTAGAACTGCAAGTGCAAAACTAGCAACTAAGTGTGAAATCACAAATGGACGAATTGATTCAAAAAATTATTCAAATCGAGCTGTAGGAACAAGTATCACTATAGCAGATATTTTCTACAATGTTCCAGCTCGTAGAAAATTTTTAAAAACAATCAAAACAGAAGAAAATAAAATTATAGAAGCTTTTGAACATATTGCATTTGTCTACCCTGTTATTGGCTTTAGCTTAGAAATTGATGGGAAAATGGTTTACAAGTTAACTGCTGCACAAAATAATTTTCATAGAGTTTCAGATATATTTAATTTAGATAAACAAAAATACATTGTTAAGAATTTCAACAACGAGAAATTTGACATTGATTTTATACTTTCTAAACCTTCAGCTTGTGTAAATCGAGGTGCTATGCAACTTCTCTCCGTCAATAATAGATTTATAACAGATCAAGTAATAAATACTGCAGTAAAAAATGCATATCAAGGATTTGTTCCACAGGAATTGAAGCCACAGTTTGTAATTCATTTGCAAGTCAAACCAGAAACGGTTGATGTAAATGTTCACCCTAGAAAACTTGAAGTGCGATGGGAGGATCAAAGGGAGATGTTTTCAATTATCTATACTACAGTTAGGCAAATCTTAACAAATGAATTGAAATTGGACACGCAAATCAAACTCGATCAAGGTAGCATTGAAAAATTGAATAATACACCATTTGACCTTAAGAGCAAAAGTACTTCATTAACCTATTCAAATAAATTTGGATCACATTTTGGCTATAGTTCCTCAAAGCAAAGTTCCAATCTGTCAACTAGCTTGGACAATTTGCATTCGTTGAGACAAACTAACAATGATTTTTATGACAGTCAATTTGAGTTATCTTCGATGTACAGTCCAAGTCAATCTAATATAGCAAGTACTAAATATATATCGGCTATTCAATTGCTACAAACATATATACTTTTGGAGTATTCTGACAAAGTCTTACTAATAGATCAACATGCAGCAGCAGAAAGAATAACCTTTGATAAACTAAAGCGTAAATTTGACGGCAATCAGTTTGAATCTCAAAGATTACTTTTGCCATACAAACTAGATCTTGACCAGAAACAGAAAAACTTATTGACAGAAAACCTTGATAAGTTTTTAAAGTTTGGTATAAGCATAGAAAATCTGAATAATGAATTTGTGATTCAAGAATTACCAAACTTTTTGACTACAAAAGATCTACAAAACTTAGTTGTTGAATCTTTGTCTGATTTGATTGATTATAAAATTGTGAAATTGGAAGAGGTTTATGATAGACTAATGGCAACAATAGCTTGCCATGGTTCGTATAGAGGTGGAGACAAAATGTCTCGCTTTGAGATAGATGAGCTAGTTTTAGAATTATTTCAAACAGCAAAGCCCTATTCCTGTCCACATGGCAGACCTGTTATTTGGGAACTCACTAAGTATGAACTTGAGAAAAAGTTTGGAAGAGTTGGGTAA
- a CDS encoding DUF192 domain-containing protein — protein sequence MQIPKYTTKQKIQIIVYIILIVIFLSYLMWNKYGSQIRTYQLRQEYIRSMQSLAYIHNSTVACASMRVESDCICNDDRSWQVTCFDKKIKIADSEIQIAVATNTSEQNEGMMEFRELPVNYGMLFTFSDNQVRNFWMKDTYLPLTIIFMDENYQVVNIADATPLNLAGVSSTKPTKYVLEIQQDLNNKLNIQIGSHILIDL from the coding sequence ATGCAAATACCAAAGTATACAACGAAACAAAAAATTCAAATCATTGTCTACATTATTTTGATTGTAATTTTTCTTTCTTACCTTATGTGGAACAAATATGGTTCACAAATTCGTACATACCAACTGCGACAGGAATATATAAGGAGTATGCAAAGTTTGGCATATATCCACAATAGTACAGTTGCTTGTGCCTCTATGCGAGTTGAATCAGATTGTATATGTAATGATGATAGATCTTGGCAAGTAACCTGCTTTGATAAGAAAATAAAAATTGCTGATAGTGAGATTCAAATTGCTGTTGCTACAAACACTTCAGAACAAAATGAAGGAATGATGGAATTTAGAGAGCTACCGGTAAATTATGGTATGCTCTTTACCTTTTCGGATAATCAGGTCAGAAATTTCTGGATGAAAGACACATACTTACCACTAACAATTATATTTATGGATGAAAATTACCAAGTAGTAAATATAGCAGATGCAACTCCACTGAATCTAGCAGGTGTTTCAAGTACAAAGCCCACAAAGTATGTTCTTGAGATTCAGCAAGATCTGAATAATAAACTAAATATACAAATCGGGTCACATATACTTATAGATTTGTAA
- a CDS encoding N-acetylmuramoyl-L-alanine amidase yields MNINELDIKIFETPTWYLQISEYLKYFFNDITKEDYANEIWVEEKRKFTNIIADLLNEDKISLGETGPNHDLDRTDIDTVVIHHTLGEENATYEYLNALSLLRLYVPEFSRPSKDYFGTPICSNHIYKGRQTFLGYHYLIWNDGSFEQILEDSYVGWHAGDWNMNCRSIAIALVGDYTCKYPTNESINTLDKILYKLKKKYNILEVLGHCDVLVGANGPGETFHGPNGWRNELTNL; encoded by the coding sequence ATGAATATTAATGAACTAGACATTAAAATATTTGAAACTCCGACATGGTATTTGCAAATATCCGAATACCTCAAGTATTTTTTTAATGACATTACTAAAGAAGACTATGCAAATGAAATATGGGTAGAAGAAAAAAGGAAATTTACAAATATTATTGCCGACTTATTGAATGAAGATAAAATCTCTTTAGGTGAAACTGGTCCTAATCATGACTTAGATAGAACCGATATCGATACCGTCGTGATCCATCATACATTAGGAGAAGAAAACGCTACTTATGAATATTTGAATGCACTTTCATTATTGCGTCTTTATGTACCAGAATTCTCAAGACCTTCCAAGGATTACTTTGGTACGCCTATTTGCTCCAATCATATATACAAAGGTAGGCAGACATTTCTTGGTTATCATTATTTAATCTGGAATGATGGCTCGTTTGAACAAATACTAGAAGATAGTTATGTCGGCTGGCATGCTGGTGATTGGAATATGAACTGTAGAAGTATAGCAATTGCTCTTGTAGGAGACTATACATGTAAATATCCAACGAATGAGAGCATCAACACACTCGATAAGATACTCTACAAACTGAAAAAGAAATATAATATTTTAGAAGTACTTGGACATTGTGATGTACTTGTAGGCGCCAATGGTCCAGGCGAGACTTTTCATGGACCCAATGGTTGGCGTAACGAACTTACAAATCTATAA
- a CDS encoding DUF2207 domain-containing protein, which translates to MKQVRILRIVVGIMFFFSFCILATGLLFSNPKSSNTVNVISRFLRLPGQSYCYESSLSKSTSSDVDTIHKVVVNAELNQDGSFTIDEKIQIYLNDGKHGIYRYIPTLTEGVFFENGQISYYVARANIDNLQVYRENANDPVIYRTQTSEICNKSGISAAQTFEYARIGDEDATLSKGLYTYHVKYLVQDGLIKTPTGNTALYWNFWGNKWNAYVQEYTLNLSTPKNLNLSESNCYTGLYGETGSQNCDIQTLGNTISYNVDDLKPYEGVTILASFIEDSGSSALAVNVGKKLENSPNTIFQLIIDILVICTSFLPIAVSSLIHKLTSSKASDNVIVPEYTPPSDLSPAQAGVMVDESAGKSDLAAIIISLCVKGWMKIKEDKGPFGIGKSYSFMSIPDTSVESSAKSKIPLSLEEESLYYYIFNSKQNHQIGNFINQIIDSTWQLDTVHTNIQEVKLNDLKYTDFPQMYQTLHSSLYSWAISKGYFKESPSLLFQKFGVGFAILISVVTNFFIPNIISVIVLIPSAIFAIYLLNKISVVTEVGKRIQEKVKGFKMYLGTAEKNQIEFLNDPNKHDIETFEKYLPYAMALGVTKIWTDKFQDTFTEPPTWYVGTNLINFSAFNATDFTTALSDSLSTISSTVSSSTGNGGGGFSGGGGGGGGGGSW; encoded by the coding sequence ATGAAACAAGTTCGAATACTTAGAATTGTCGTTGGGATAATGTTCTTTTTTAGTTTTTGTATACTAGCTACAGGCCTTTTATTTTCAAACCCAAAATCCTCAAACACGGTCAATGTAATTTCTAGATTCTTGAGGTTACCTGGACAAAGTTATTGTTATGAAAGTTCACTTAGTAAGTCTACTTCATCAGATGTAGATACAATACACAAAGTAGTCGTTAATGCTGAATTAAACCAAGATGGAAGTTTCACCATTGATGAAAAAATTCAAATATATTTAAATGATGGGAAGCACGGAATATACAGATATATTCCAACTTTGACTGAAGGAGTTTTTTTTGAGAATGGTCAAATCTCTTACTATGTTGCAAGGGCAAATATTGACAATCTTCAAGTGTATCGTGAAAATGCAAATGACCCAGTTATCTATCGCACTCAAACCTCAGAGATATGCAATAAGTCGGGCATATCTGCTGCTCAAACTTTTGAGTATGCAAGAATCGGAGATGAAGATGCAACACTAAGCAAAGGTCTTTATACTTATCATGTAAAGTATTTAGTACAGGATGGATTGATAAAAACACCGACAGGTAATACTGCTTTGTATTGGAATTTTTGGGGAAATAAATGGAATGCATACGTTCAAGAATATACACTAAATCTTAGTACACCTAAAAACTTGAATCTATCTGAAAGTAACTGCTATACAGGACTTTATGGAGAAACTGGTAGTCAGAATTGCGATATACAAACTTTGGGTAATACAATTTCTTATAATGTAGATGATTTGAAACCTTACGAAGGTGTAACTATCCTTGCTAGTTTCATAGAAGACTCAGGATCTAGTGCACTTGCTGTGAATGTAGGAAAAAAGCTTGAAAATTCTCCAAATACTATATTTCAACTCATCATTGATATTCTTGTAATTTGTACATCGTTTTTACCAATTGCTGTTTCATCCCTGATTCATAAACTTACAAGTTCCAAAGCATCAGACAATGTAATAGTTCCAGAATATACGCCTCCTTCAGATCTATCCCCTGCTCAAGCAGGAGTAATGGTAGATGAATCCGCAGGTAAATCTGATTTGGCTGCAATTATTATTTCATTGTGTGTAAAAGGTTGGATGAAAATAAAAGAAGATAAAGGTCCTTTCGGAATAGGAAAGTCTTATTCATTTATGAGCATACCTGATACATCAGTTGAATCTAGTGCAAAGAGTAAAATACCTCTTTCTCTTGAAGAAGAATCTCTTTACTATTACATTTTTAATTCAAAGCAAAATCATCAGATAGGAAATTTCATCAATCAAATAATAGATTCAACATGGCAACTAGATACTGTACACACTAATATTCAAGAGGTGAAATTGAATGATTTGAAATATACTGATTTTCCACAAATGTATCAAACATTGCATTCAAGTTTATATTCATGGGCAATTTCCAAAGGTTATTTCAAAGAATCTCCAAGTTTATTGTTCCAAAAGTTTGGAGTAGGTTTTGCGATATTGATATCTGTCGTTACCAATTTTTTTATTCCAAATATAATCTCAGTTATAGTACTTATACCATCAGCTATTTTTGCTATATATTTGCTGAATAAAATTAGTGTTGTAACTGAAGTTGGTAAGCGAATTCAAGAGAAGGTAAAAGGATTTAAAATGTATCTTGGCACAGCTGAAAAAAATCAAATTGAATTTCTAAATGACCCAAATAAACATGATATTGAAACATTTGAAAAGTATCTTCCATACGCCATGGCATTAGGAGTTACCAAGATTTGGACTGATAAATTTCAAGATACATTTACTGAACCACCAACATGGTATGTTGGAACGAATTTGATAAACTTTAGTGCATTTAATGCTACAGACTTCACAACAGCTCTATCAGATTCCTTATCTACAATATCATCTACTGTAAGTTCATCAACCGGCAACGGAGGAGGTGGTTTTTCCGGTGGTGGCGGAGGGGGCGGCGGTGGTGGTAGTTGGTAA
- a CDS encoding LemA family protein — protein sequence MPLLIALGVIILLFVFFAIATYNKLATARQLIKEAFAGIDTMLKKRFDMVPNLVETVKGYAKHESEVFEKIAQLRSGYMNAQTQDEKMEVANQFSSTLKTLFAVAENYPELKANTNFQQLQTTLETMETEIANSRKYYNGTVRNYNTSLVTFPQNILAGMFGFREEKYFETPEEERQNVSVKF from the coding sequence ATGCCATTACTTATAGCACTCGGAGTCATCATTTTACTTTTTGTATTTTTTGCAATTGCAACTTACAACAAACTTGCTACTGCAAGGCAGTTAATAAAAGAAGCTTTCGCTGGCATTGATACAATGCTCAAGAAACGATTTGACATGGTTCCAAATTTAGTTGAAACAGTGAAAGGCTATGCGAAACATGAAAGTGAGGTCTTTGAAAAAATTGCACAACTTCGTTCTGGTTATATGAATGCACAAACTCAGGATGAAAAAATGGAAGTTGCCAATCAGTTTAGTTCAACTTTGAAAACACTTTTTGCAGTTGCAGAAAATTATCCCGAATTGAAGGCAAATACAAACTTTCAACAGTTACAAACTACTCTTGAAACTATGGAAACAGAAATTGCAAACAGTAGAAAGTATTACAATGGAACTGTAAGAAATTACAATACTTCACTAGTTACTTTTCCACAAAATATACTAGCTGGGATGTTTGGTTTTAGAGAAGAGAAATACTTTGAAACTCCTGAAGAAGAGAGACAAAATGTATCCGTGAAATTTTAA
- a CDS encoding polyribonucleotide nucleotidyltransferase, whose product MLNQIITHTASVNNQNLKFETGKLAFRTDSSVFASAGDTTVLVTLTVDKKKSDADFFPLTVEFVDKHYAVGRINQNKFIKREKQSDDSILKARAIDRAIRPLFPKTFKQPVQIIITLLTFDGVNDPIVLAMNAVSACIMNSSVPFSGPIATVRVGKVGDSLKVNPTTLEMKDNEIDLLFSGFSEQVSMIEVGANQIGEETMKKAFDIAIDGFSVMERFQKEFVEKVQAIANKKKLSVVTEEVNYHSVIEKLGLTDEEFERDLKLALYTDDDEAYTIKIDEIKNNLVAKRDNLPDDIKSEISNVVIDELIFKNSKKITRHGILSEKRRLSGREMDEIRKITIEAGVLPIVHGSALFSRGITQAMSIVTLGSLQDYEIAETYQGEEERYYMHHYNGPSYSLGEAGRFNLYPGRREIGHGELAEKALRPVIPEIAAFPYVIRVVSEVLSQSGSSSMASTCGSTVALMDAGVPIKAPVAGIAIGLVVDDNNMNNYKLVVDMADKEDFFGDMDFKVTGTRMGITAIQMDNKLGGVDIKIIKEALDLAYSKRIEILEKIEEVLVAPREVLKDNAPQVRQIQINPDRIGELIGPGGKNIKGITEKTGAELNIDDNGLVTIMANSKESLVSAFDMVDGTVGEPEVGKEYEAQVETIKEYGVFVSFRGGNTQALLHISEFPKILGQNGLPMTKQYRVGEKIQIIVKGKDREGRWSIGLVNHD is encoded by the coding sequence ATGTTAAACCAAATTATTACTCACACAGCCTCAGTCAACAATCAAAATCTCAAGTTTGAAACAGGCAAACTTGCTTTCAGAACAGACAGTTCAGTATTTGCAAGCGCAGGAGACACTACAGTTCTTGTAACCTTGACAGTTGACAAGAAAAAATCAGATGCAGATTTCTTTCCCCTTACCGTAGAATTTGTCGACAAACATTATGCAGTTGGTAGGATTAACCAAAATAAATTTATAAAAAGAGAAAAACAATCAGATGATAGTATTTTGAAGGCTAGAGCAATTGATAGGGCAATTCGACCATTGTTTCCTAAAACATTCAAGCAACCAGTACAAATTATCATTACACTCTTGACATTTGATGGAGTAAACGATCCAATCGTGCTTGCAATGAATGCAGTTTCTGCTTGTATAATGAATTCTTCAGTCCCATTTTCAGGACCAATTGCAACTGTAAGAGTTGGCAAAGTAGGTGATAGTTTGAAAGTCAATCCAACTACTCTAGAGATGAAAGATAATGAAATAGATTTATTGTTTTCAGGTTTTAGTGAACAAGTTTCCATGATTGAGGTAGGTGCAAATCAAATTGGAGAAGAAACAATGAAAAAAGCTTTTGATATTGCTATAGATGGATTTTCGGTGATGGAACGGTTCCAAAAGGAATTTGTAGAAAAAGTGCAAGCTATAGCAAATAAGAAAAAACTTTCAGTTGTAACAGAAGAAGTTAACTATCATAGTGTCATTGAAAAGCTAGGTTTGACCGATGAAGAGTTTGAAAGGGACCTTAAATTAGCGCTATATACTGATGACGACGAAGCATATACTATCAAAATTGATGAGATCAAAAACAATCTAGTGGCAAAGAGAGATAATTTGCCTGATGATATAAAAAGTGAAATAAGTAATGTTGTGATTGACGAACTTATTTTTAAAAATTCTAAGAAGATTACAAGACATGGCATACTATCTGAAAAGAGGAGATTGTCAGGCAGAGAAATGGATGAAATTCGAAAAATAACAATTGAAGCTGGTGTACTCCCTATAGTTCATGGGTCAGCTCTTTTTTCACGAGGTATAACACAAGCTATGAGCATTGTAACTCTTGGCTCACTGCAAGATTATGAAATTGCTGAAACATATCAGGGTGAAGAAGAAAGGTATTATATGCATCATTACAATGGACCTTCTTATTCTTTAGGTGAAGCAGGAAGATTTAATTTGTATCCTGGAAGAAGAGAGATTGGACACGGTGAATTGGCGGAAAAAGCTCTAAGACCAGTAATACCTGAAATAGCTGCGTTTCCATATGTTATCAGAGTCGTATCCGAAGTTTTGTCTCAATCTGGAAGTAGTTCAATGGCTTCTACATGCGGCTCAACAGTAGCTCTCATGGATGCAGGAGTTCCTATCAAAGCTCCTGTTGCTGGAATTGCTATTGGTCTTGTAGTTGATGACAATAATATGAATAATTACAAACTAGTTGTTGACATGGCAGACAAGGAAGATTTTTTTGGAGATATGGATTTCAAAGTTACTGGTACAAGAATGGGAATAACAGCCATCCAGATGGACAATAAACTTGGTGGAGTAGATATAAAAATCATTAAAGAAGCTCTTGATCTTGCATACTCAAAAAGAATTGAGATACTTGAAAAAATAGAGGAAGTCTTGGTTGCACCTCGCGAGGTCTTGAAGGATAATGCTCCCCAAGTTAGACAAATACAAATAAACCCAGATAGAATAGGTGAACTTATAGGTCCAGGTGGAAAAAACATCAAAGGAATTACTGAAAAAACTGGAGCTGAATTGAATATTGACGATAATGGCTTAGTTACAATTATGGCAAATTCCAAAGAGTCGTTGGTAAGTGCATTTGACATGGTTGATGGCACTGTAGGCGAACCTGAAGTTGGAAAAGAATATGAAGCACAAGTAGAGACGATCAAAGAATATGGAGTTTTTGTAAGTTTCAGAGGTGGTAATACACAAGCACTTCTTCATATATCTGAGTTTCCGAAGATTCTTGGACAAAATGGACTGCCAATGACCAAACAATATAGAGTAGGTGAAAAAATTCAAATAATCGTCAAGGGAAAAGATAGAGAAGGCAGGTGGAGTATAGGTCTAGTAAATCATGACTAG
- a CDS encoding alpha/beta fold hydrolase, producing MKDIGKKISRKDTKLKLIFLGLSLVVFFVIICSKSTFKQEYDYIETNISKQEVRDLSYLDENLSESDISSASLTADGSEAQVTLFTERFELIDGQYAYIAIPSNLNGEETAKVVIFSHGSGSEVTNDIGDPFVRGLQEYGEFFSQNDFIFLASNQHGDNWGNKNSINDITSLLEYINSEVTNIREIYLIGYSMGGLPTMNYATTFPDRVQKIALLAPTINFDEWSKDRVDKTLEIPIKIWHGTKDVNIPIYDSLSFVETMHKYGKDNVEFKELYEQNHFSIDVEYKNEILHYFLQ from the coding sequence ATGAAAGATATTGGTAAAAAAATAAGTAGAAAAGATACGAAATTAAAGTTGATATTTCTTGGACTCAGTTTAGTGGTTTTCTTTGTTATTATATGTAGCAAAAGTACTTTCAAGCAGGAATATGACTATATAGAAACAAACATTTCAAAGCAAGAAGTGAGAGACCTTAGCTACCTAGACGAGAACTTGAGCGAATCAGATATTTCTTCGGCATCACTGACAGCAGATGGTTCTGAAGCACAAGTTACTTTATTTACTGAACGATTTGAGTTAATTGATGGGCAGTATGCCTATATAGCAATTCCAAGTAACTTGAATGGTGAAGAAACTGCTAAAGTTGTGATATTCTCTCACGGCTCTGGTTCTGAAGTTACAAACGATATTGGGGATCCATTTGTACGAGGACTGCAAGAATATGGAGAATTCTTTAGCCAAAATGATTTTATTTTTCTAGCATCAAATCAACATGGCGATAATTGGGGAAATAAAAATTCAATTAATGACATTACCAGTCTCCTTGAATATATAAACAGTGAAGTTACCAACATTAGGGAGATCTACTTGATAGGCTACAGCATGGGAGGCCTTCCGACTATGAATTATGCAACTACATTTCCTGACAGGGTCCAAAAAATTGCACTTCTTGCCCCTACTATAAACTTTGATGAGTGGAGTAAAGATAGAGTGGATAAAACTTTGGAAATTCCAATCAAGATTTGGCACGGCACAAAAGATGTAAATATACCTATATATGATTCTTTGAGCTTTGTAGAAACTATGCATAAATATGGGAAAGATAATGTCGAATTCAAAGAACTGTATGAACAAAATCACTTCAGTATTGATGTAGAATATAAAAATGAAATATTACATTATTTTTTGCAGTAA
- the rpmH gene encoding 50S ribosomal protein L34 — protein sequence MTKRTYQPHTLKALKKLGFRARIATKGGRDVLKRRLAKGRKILTISDEYRLKQKTPNARIK from the coding sequence ATGACAAAACGAACATATCAACCACATACACTTAAAGCACTCAAAAAACTTGGGTTTAGGGCTAGGATAGCGACGAAGGGTGGAAGAGATGTATTGAAAAGAAGACTTGCAAAAGGCAGAAAGATACTTACTATTTCAGATGAATATAGGTTGAAGCAAAAGACTCCCAACGCTCGTATCAAATAA